A region from the Flavobacteriales bacterium TMED191 genome encodes:
- a CDS encoding rod shape-determining protein — protein MRLFDFFTEDIAIDLGTANTLIIHNDKVVVDEPSIVATELKTAKVIAVGTKAQQMHGKAHRGIETNRPLKDGVIADFDAAEQMIKEFIKSIPSLQNRFWAPSLRMVICIPSGITEVEKRAVRDSAEISGAKEVYLIHEPMAAAIGMGIEVQEPRGNMIIDIGGGTTEIAVLSLGGIVKDKSIKVAGDIFTSDIRYFMRQNHNLVIGERSAERIKIEVGAALENLEDTDKELPPNWEVQGRDQTTGKPKAVEVSYKEIARALDASIKQIEDAIMQALAMTPPELAADIYNSGIYLAGGGAMLRGLDDRIRNKTDLPVYVGEDPLRAVVRGTGIALKNIDQYDGVLMR, from the coding sequence TTGAGATTATTTGATTTTTTTACCGAAGATATTGCAATTGATTTAGGAACTGCTAATACATTAATCATTCATAATGATAAAGTGGTAGTTGATGAACCCTCTATTGTAGCTACAGAACTAAAAACTGCAAAAGTTATTGCTGTGGGGACCAAGGCTCAGCAAATGCATGGTAAAGCCCATAGGGGTATTGAAACTAATCGACCATTAAAAGATGGTGTAATTGCAGATTTTGATGCAGCTGAACAAATGATTAAAGAATTTATAAAAAGTATTCCTTCATTACAAAATAGATTCTGGGCTCCGTCCTTAAGAATGGTCATCTGCATACCATCTGGAATTACTGAAGTTGAAAAAAGAGCTGTTCGAGACTCGGCTGAAATTTCAGGTGCAAAAGAAGTGTACCTTATTCATGAGCCTATGGCAGCAGCGATTGGAATGGGTATAGAAGTTCAAGAACCTAGAGGGAATATGATTATTGATATTGGAGGCGGTACAACTGAAATTGCTGTCTTATCACTTGGCGGAATCGTAAAAGATAAATCTATTAAGGTAGCAGGTGATATTTTCACATCAGATATTCGATATTTCATGCGTCAAAATCATAATTTAGTTATTGGCGAAAGATCTGCTGAAAGAATTAAAATTGAAGTTGGAGCTGCTCTTGAAAACTTAGAAGATACTGATAAAGAGTTACCACCTAATTGGGAGGTACAAGGAAGAGATCAAACTACTGGTAAGCCAAAAGCGGTTGAAGTGTCCTACAAAGAAATTGCACGTGCATTAGATGCATCAATTAAACAAATAGAAGATGCAATTATGCAAGCACTTGCAATGACTCCACCTGAACTAGCTGCTGATATTTATAATAGTGGAATTTATCTTGCTGGTGGTGGTGCAATGCTAAGAGGCTTAGATGATAGAATTCGAAATAAAACCGACCTACCTGTTTATGTTGGAGAAGACCCTTTAAGAGCCGTTGTTCGTGGTACTGGTATTGCTTTAAAAAACATTGATCAATATGACGGTGTATTAATGAGATAA